The following are from one region of the Bdellovibrionales bacterium genome:
- a CDS encoding methyltransferase domain-containing protein: MEQLKTPLEIHREEASQHSQGISSSVIYDKVMSKLRQLKLQIGHLLDFGAGRGDFLKLLMAQSDLKFELHGIDLMQNHIDGVSWYVQDLNNKLKLESQQFDVVTCVEVIEHMENPRHIVRDIYNILKPGGYLILTTPNNESWRAMISYVIRGHFVSFTDSSYPAHITSLNRLDLERIFHEVGFTSVDFDFTDMGMVPKLSRWTWQKLSLGALKGVRYSDNLIAIARK; this comes from the coding sequence ATGGAACAATTGAAAACTCCGCTGGAAATTCACAGAGAAGAGGCCTCCCAACACAGTCAAGGCATCAGTAGTTCTGTCATCTACGATAAAGTGATGAGTAAACTTCGTCAGCTTAAGCTTCAGATAGGACATCTTCTCGACTTTGGCGCAGGCCGGGGTGATTTTTTAAAACTGCTCATGGCTCAGTCGGATTTAAAATTTGAACTTCACGGGATTGATTTGATGCAAAATCACATCGATGGAGTGAGTTGGTATGTTCAGGATCTCAATAATAAGTTAAAGTTAGAAAGTCAGCAGTTTGATGTCGTGACTTGTGTAGAAGTGATTGAACATATGGAGAATCCTAGGCACATCGTGCGTGATATCTACAATATTCTTAAGCCTGGAGGTTATTTGATCCTCACAACCCCCAATAACGAGAGTTGGCGGGCGATGATATCCTATGTAATTCGCGGGCATTTCGTTTCTTTCACTGATTCCTCCTATCCGGCTCATATCACTTCACTGAATCGTTTAGATCTCGAGAGAATTTTTCACGAGGTGGGTTTCACAAGCGTCGATTTTGATTTTACCGATATGGGAATGGTTCCTAAGCTCAGTCGATGGACCTGGCAAAAATTATCGCTCGGTGCGCTAAAGGGTGTAAGATACAGCGATAATCTCATCGCGATCGCTAGAAAATAG
- a CDS encoding glycosyltransferase family 4 protein, protein MMIRVLYVCPSTGIGGAETFIKSTFHGHDPKVVKPHYLLFSQGPLFDYLKAHGANVETLKKRPRLSRPFSVFAAQKEIRQHIEKNEINLVHSTMAYGALFSFLTPRKCHHVWFQHGPASGWQDTLAGILPHQGLITNSRYTSETQARLERPFSFFVPQRRTMILNLGVSSSVPLETETTALRNSLISEHGLSQNTMIVAMVTRIQDWKGIHIFVDALRGLQEKYSRSQIFGIVWGEPFSGSDEYYKHLLDQAQGVRIHFAGHAANARLAMSACDAVVNASVQPEPFGFSLIEAMSVGVVPIAANWGGPSEIITDQYDGLLFKPHSALDLAIKIESLLTTPELLNRLKTNAVDTYKKKYSLQQMMQNLEAFYQALLSAKPSEK, encoded by the coding sequence ATGATGATCCGCGTTCTCTATGTTTGCCCTTCGACAGGAATCGGTGGGGCTGAGACCTTTATCAAAAGCACATTTCACGGGCACGACCCCAAAGTCGTTAAGCCTCACTATCTTTTATTTTCGCAAGGCCCCCTCTTTGATTATTTAAAAGCTCATGGAGCCAACGTCGAAACTCTCAAAAAGCGACCAAGACTCTCTCGCCCCTTCTCGGTCTTCGCTGCTCAAAAGGAAATTCGACAGCACATAGAAAAGAATGAGATCAACTTGGTTCATTCGACGATGGCTTACGGAGCGCTTTTTAGCTTCCTTACTCCGAGGAAATGCCATCACGTTTGGTTTCAACACGGTCCCGCGTCGGGATGGCAAGATACTTTGGCCGGGATCCTTCCTCATCAGGGATTGATCACGAATTCTCGATACACTTCCGAGACTCAAGCACGACTCGAGAGACCATTTTCGTTTTTTGTTCCACAACGACGCACGATGATTCTCAACTTAGGCGTTTCGTCTTCGGTCCCCTTGGAGACCGAAACTACGGCATTAAGAAATTCTCTCATCTCGGAGCATGGTCTTTCTCAAAACACGATGATCGTGGCAATGGTCACTCGAATACAGGATTGGAAAGGGATCCATATCTTTGTCGACGCTTTGAGAGGACTTCAAGAAAAATACAGTCGAAGTCAGATCTTTGGAATCGTCTGGGGAGAACCCTTTAGCGGCAGCGATGAGTACTATAAACACCTTTTGGATCAAGCTCAAGGTGTGCGAATCCATTTTGCCGGCCACGCCGCCAATGCGCGACTGGCAATGTCGGCTTGCGATGCCGTCGTTAATGCATCTGTCCAACCAGAACCTTTTGGCTTTTCACTGATCGAAGCGATGAGTGTGGGTGTCGTGCCCATTGCCGCCAATTGGGGCGGACCCAGTGAAATTATTACGGATCAATATGATGGTTTACTTTTTAAACCCCATTCAGCCCTCGATCTTGCAATAAAAATCGAAAGCCTACTGACAACTCCAGAACTTTTAAATCGTCTAAAGACGAATGCGGTGGACACTTATAAGAAGAAATACTCTCTTCAGCAAATGATGCAAAATCTAGAGGCTTTTTATCAAGCCTTACTTTCTGCGAAGCCGAGCGAGAAATGA
- a CDS encoding oligosaccharide flippase family protein, which yields MKLFKLQEVRAHRTVLNFMFGFVRNFIGIALGLLSTPILLRYLGEERFGAFRILMDWISHIGIFELGLYSASLALLTKSAAEGSASLTASLRLIYKNYFVVFVLQILAYICFYLSIDFLIPASEAVKMELRVSALLMSVSLLFLLSQVFRAYLESVQKGYVVSVILVIFNISYLSMATAAAIFGYGLPGQAVSYVVSLFISLAIYFIYANNIFSDLFSNSESIENQRVLKRQRLSHFISELCGRVSLLSDNIIVSISMGAEMVTPFFITQKATSMMQQQLLQVGNSSWAALSELYYQKKTEVFNARVIQLTEMLAYFSGVTLSITCLLNPSFVTLWTGSSTFAGVWVSNITAINAAFLGVLSFWSWCFSATNLANKLVRVNLVHAGVNVVVSLILVRSLGFLGPLYGTLISLVLVSLWWKTLLMSKTFGISLKVITLSWMRPMLPPFFIAIGFMQIWGFPVLHSWTGLVTSGALLTLLFSTGGYFLLLKQETQHLIKDKLNSFLARLRRK from the coding sequence GTGAAACTGTTTAAACTTCAAGAGGTGAGAGCGCATCGCACTGTTTTAAACTTTATGTTTGGTTTCGTGAGAAACTTTATTGGAATTGCTTTAGGGTTACTGAGTACCCCTATACTTTTGCGATATCTCGGAGAAGAGCGTTTCGGAGCTTTCCGTATTCTTATGGATTGGATATCTCATATCGGAATTTTTGAGTTGGGTTTGTACTCAGCGAGTTTAGCATTGCTCACGAAATCCGCCGCGGAAGGTTCGGCAAGTCTCACGGCATCACTGCGCCTGATTTACAAGAATTACTTTGTTGTTTTCGTCCTGCAAATTCTTGCCTATATCTGTTTCTACCTCTCTATTGATTTTCTTATTCCTGCGTCTGAGGCGGTGAAGATGGAATTGAGGGTGTCGGCATTGTTAATGTCGGTATCTTTATTGTTTTTATTGAGTCAGGTGTTTAGAGCCTACCTTGAGAGTGTCCAAAAGGGTTATGTCGTTAGTGTGATTTTGGTGATATTTAATATCTCTTACCTCAGTATGGCCACTGCCGCCGCTATTTTTGGTTATGGACTTCCAGGTCAAGCGGTGTCTTACGTCGTGAGTTTATTTATCTCTTTAGCGATTTACTTCATTTATGCCAATAATATTTTTTCGGATTTATTCTCCAATTCCGAATCGATTGAAAACCAGCGCGTTCTTAAACGCCAGCGATTGAGTCATTTTATCAGCGAGCTTTGCGGTCGGGTTTCACTCCTCTCGGATAACATTATTGTTTCCATTTCTATGGGTGCGGAAATGGTGACCCCGTTCTTTATCACCCAAAAAGCCACCAGCATGATGCAACAGCAGCTCCTTCAGGTGGGGAACTCCTCATGGGCTGCGCTCAGTGAACTTTATTATCAGAAGAAAACGGAAGTCTTTAATGCGAGAGTGATTCAATTGACCGAAATGTTAGCTTATTTTTCCGGGGTAACCCTGTCGATCACCTGCCTGCTGAATCCGAGCTTTGTGACTTTATGGACGGGCTCCTCCACTTTTGCCGGGGTTTGGGTGTCGAACATCACCGCGATCAATGCCGCTTTTTTAGGTGTTCTCAGTTTTTGGTCGTGGTGCTTTTCGGCGACAAATCTGGCGAATAAGCTTGTGCGCGTCAATCTCGTTCATGCGGGTGTTAATGTTGTAGTGTCTCTCATTCTGGTTCGATCCTTGGGTTTTTTAGGTCCTCTCTATGGGACTCTCATTAGCTTGGTTCTGGTGAGTCTATGGTGGAAGACGTTGTTGATGTCTAAGACGTTTGGGATCAGCCTAAAGGTCATTACCTTGTCCTGGATGAGACCCATGTTGCCGCCGTTTTTTATCGCCATTGGATTTATGCAGATTTGGGGATTCCCGGTGCTTCATTCTTGGACGGGACTTGTGACCTCGGGGGCGCTCCTCACTCTTTTGTTTTCAACTGGGGGTTATTTTCTTTTGCTCAAGCAAGAGACGCAACACCTCATCAAAGATAAATTAAACTCATTTCTCGCTCGGCTTCGCAGAAAGTAA